The following proteins are encoded in a genomic region of Arachis stenosperma cultivar V10309 chromosome 4, arast.V10309.gnm1.PFL2, whole genome shotgun sequence:
- the LOC130975373 gene encoding uncharacterized protein LOC130975373, with protein MKTEKRHRGFAPEQLFDVVAAVVFYHGFVLWCQRSEILSHYPYGSFDAELENGFKFLVESYVSHVELERPKRIKTTVSQSTLFDHLINIWEFNPYPITGNCNLYVLVDFKFQSPLHRQIASMFFKEVASRIVGSFTKHCRLIYGPEVQVLERSYRKMA; from the exons ATGAAGACTGAGAAGCGGCATAGAG GGTTTGCCCCTg AACAATTATTTGATGTTGTTGCAGCTGTTGTCTTCTACCATGGATTTGTTCTCTGGTGTCAGAGGTCGGAGATACTTAGCCACTATCCATATGGATCATTTGATGCTGAGTTGGAAAATGGATTTAAATTCCTTGTTGAAAGTTACGTTTCTCACGTTGAATTGGAAAGACCAAAGCGTATAAAG aCAACTGTTTCACAGAGTACACTGTTTGATCATTTGATAAACATATGGGAATTCAATCCATACCCAATTACAGGGAATTGCAATCTTTATGTTTTGGTGGATTTCAAGTTTCAGTCACCTCTTCACAGA CAGATTGCATCTATGTTCTTCAAGGAGGTAGCCTCTAGGATAGTTGGTTCATTTACTAAACATTGCCGTTTAATATATGGACCAGAGGTGCAGGTCCTTGAAAGGTCATATAGAAAAATGGCATAA
- the LOC130975374 gene encoding uncharacterized protein LOC130975374, whose protein sequence is MFRNVFDALGLKDADLTTHQHGVIGLGDHFIKPDGVISLPISVGQMQGRRSAMAEFVILRDSTAYNIILGRKTINDFEAIINTKLLVMKFVTDDGSIGTIRGDLETAVACDNASLSLRKKSKEASGVFLADLDARVEDKPRPEPEGDLEKLRIGDEGEKFTFVNKNLPPELKEPLIEMIRANRDLFAWTPADMPGIDPKIISHHLAVKPEARPVAQRRRKMSAERAEEVAKQTAGLLEAGFIREVDYSTWLSNVRGVEANPKKCQAILQMKSPGCIKDVQRLAGRLTSLSRFLGASATKALPFFNLMKKGMAFEWTPACEEAFQHFKQILAAPPVLGKPRDGEPLYLYLAVTSEALAAVLVREDGKAQQPVYFISRALQGAELRYSKLEKLALALLTSSRRLKQYFQSHQVVVRTDQGIRQVLQKPDLTGRMMTWSIELSQYDIRYEPRQAIKAQAMVDFLVEVTGDPGEDMGTRWKLHVDGASNQTYGGAGIILESPIGVVYEQSVRFEFPISNNQAEYEALIGGLTLAAEVGARRLEVCSDSQVVTSQVNGSYQAKDPLLQKHLEKVKSLSQKFEEVTVQHVPRERNTRADLLSKLASTKPGEGNRSLIQGMTREPAIALHITTLSSSWLDPITNFLEHGQIPGDEKDATKLRREAAKYAVIQGQLFRKGLSQPLLKCLHPDQTDYVLREVHEGCCGHHIGGKALARKLIRAGYYWPSMMADSKEFVKKCIKCQQNANFAKAPASELSLLTTSRPFAQWGVDLLGPFPVGPGQVITRFGIPEVVISDNGTQFTDKKFTEFLSGLGVRQRFSSVEHPQTNGQVESANRVILSGLKKRLDNKKGAWADELAAVLWSYRTTEQSSTKETPFRLTYGVDAVIPVEIGEPSPRLLLKGVEETVEKDLIDETREMAHLTETALKQRVALRYNTKVLKREFEPNDLVLRRNDIGLPTPGEGKLAANWEGPYRIKKAMGKGAFKLERLDGKEVPRTWNADNLRRFYS, encoded by the exons atgttccgcaacgtgTTCGACGCACTAGGGCTAAAGGATGCCGACCTGACGACTCACCAGCACGGGGTTATCGGGTtaggcgaccacttcatcaaaccGGACGGAGTTATTTCCCTACCGATCTCGGTGGGACAGATGCAAGGCCGAAGATCGGCGATGGCCGAATTCGTAATTCTCCGAGACTCCACagcctacaacatcatcttgggaagaaaaaCAATCAATGATTTTGAGGCCATAATCAATACCAAGCTGCTAGTTATGAAGTTTGTTACCGATGATGGATCCATAGGGACCATAAGAGGAGACCTCGAGACGGCGGTCGCttgtgacaacgccagcctttCCCTTAGAAaaaagtccaaagaagcatcCGGCGTATTCCTAGCCGACCTTGATGCCAGAGTAGAGGACAAGCCGAGGCCAGAACCAGAAGGGGACCTGGAGAAGCTTAGAATCGGTGACGAAGGGGAAAAGTTCACATTCGTTAACAAGAACCTCCCACCTGAGCTGAAGGAGCCCTTGATTGAAATGATAAGGGCCAACAGGGACTTGTTTGCCTGGACaccagccgacatgccgggcatagatccAAAAATCATCTCACATCATCTAGCCGTCAAGCCGGAAGCACGCCCAGTGGCTCAACGGAGGAGAAAGATGTCGGCGGAAAGAGCAGAGGAGGTAGCCAAGCAAACGGCcggcctcctagaagcaggcttCATACGGGAAGTGGACTACTCGACGTGGCTCTCAAATGTG agaggggtagaagctAACCCAAAGAAATGCCAGGCAATACTCCAGATGAAGAGTCCGGGCTGTATCAAGGACGTCCAGAGGTTGGCAGGACGGTTGACCTCACTTTCCCGGTTTCTTGGAGCCTCGGCGACAAAGGCCCTGCCATTTtttaacctcatgaagaaagggatggcgTTTGAGTGGACACCCGCATGCGAAGAAGCCTTTCAACACTTCAAGCAAATCCTGGCGGCACCTCCCGTTCTTGGGAAGCCAAGGGACGGGGAACCACTATACCTATACCTTGCCGTAACAAGCGAAGCCCTGGCCGCAGTACTGGTACGGGAGGACGGGAAAGCCCAACAGCCAGTCTACTTCATAAGCAGGGCCCTGCAAGGAGCAGAATTAAGGTAtagcaagttggaaaagctagccttagcACTCCTAACTTCCTCGAGAAGGTTAAAACAGTACTTCCAAAGTCACCAAGTTGTCGTCAGAACGGACCAAGGGATCCGGCAAGTTCTCCAGAAACCCGACCTGAcgggaagaatgatgacttggtctATCGAACTCTCTCAATATGACATACGGTACGAGccccggcaagccatcaaggcgcaGGCCATGGTGGATTTTTTGGTTGAAGTAACAGGAGACCCAGGCGAAGACATGggtacacggtggaagctccatgtggacggagcctccaaccagacctACGGAGGTGCCGGGATCATCCTGGAGAGCCCGATCGGGGTTGTATACGAACAGTCGGTTAGATTCGAGTTTCCcatctcgaacaaccaagcagaatacgaagccctcataGGAGGCTTGACCCTAGCGGCAGAGGTCGGAGCAAGAAGGCTGGAAGTATGCAGCGATTCCCAAGTCGTCACTTCCCAAGTAAACGGCAGCTACCAAGCCAAGGACCCCTTGTTACAGAAGCACTTGGAAAAGGTTAAAAGCTTGAGCCAGAAGTTCGAAGAGGTCACGGTCCAACACGTACccagagaaaggaacacacgggcagaCCTTCTATCAAAATTGGCCAGCACAAAGCCAGGGGAGGGGAAccggtctctcatccaaggcatgACAAGAGAACCAGCAATTGCACTACACATAACAACCCTAAGTTCTtcatggctagaccccatcaccaACTTCCTAGAACACGGCCAAATCCCTGGTGATGAAAAGGATGCGACGAAATTAAGGAGAGAAGCGGCCAAATACGCCGTCATCCAAGGACAGCTGTTCAGAAAAGGGCTTAGCCAACCCCTACTGAAGTGCCTACACCCCGACCAGACGGACTATGTCCTCAGGGAAGTCCATGAGGGTTGCTGTGGGCACCACATCGGAGGCAAAGCCCTAGCAAGGAAATTAATCCGAGCTGGGTACTACTGGCCGTCGATGATGGCAGATTCCAAAGAGTTTGTCAAAAAGTGCATAAAGTGCCAacagaacgccaactttgccaAGGCACCGGCCTCCGAGTTAAGCTTGCTAACGACCTCCCGGCCATTCGCTCAGTGGGGAGTCGACCTCTTAGGGCCCTTCCCGGTCGGCCCTGGGCAG gtgataacaCGATTCGGGATACCAGAagtcgtcatctcggacaacggcACACAGTTTACTGACAAGAAGTTCACTGAATTTCTCAGCGGCCTGGGTGTAAGGCAAAGGTTCTCTTCGGTAGAACACCCTCAGACGAACGGACAAGTGGAGTCCGCCAACAGGGTTATCCTTTCAGGGCTAAAAAAGAGGTTGGACAATAAAAAGGGTGCTTGGGCCGATGAACTAGCAGCGGTCCTTTGGTCCTACCGAACGACCGAACAGTCATCTACTAAAGAAACTCCTTTCCGGCTGACGTACGGTGTGGACGCGGTAATACCCGTGGAGATCGGGGAACCAAGCCCGCGGTTGCTCCTAAAGGGAGTGGAGGAAACCGTAGAAAAGGACCTGATAGATGAAACCAGGGAAATGGCCCATTTGACAGAAACGGCGCTAAAACAAAGAGTGGCTCTgcgctacaacaccaaagtgctcaagaGGGAATTCGAGCCAAACGATCTCGTCCTGAGACGAAATGATATCGGCCTGCCGACCCCTGGAGAAGGCAAGCTAGCGGCCAACTGGGAAGGCCCATATAGAATCAAGAAAGCGATGGGAAAAGGAGCATTCAAGCTAGAAAGACTTGACGGCAAGGAAGTCCCGAGAACATGGAATGCGGACAACCTAagaagattctactcctag
- the LOC130976183 gene encoding GDSL esterase/lipase WDL1-like isoform X1 encodes MVGPKRPQFVLFGSSIVQHSFYDQGWAAILSHLYARKADIVLRGYTGWNSRRALQVLQDIFPKDATEQPSLIIVYFGGNDSVLAHPSGLGQHVPLQEYIQNMTKIAIYLKSLSKKTRIIFLGSPPVNEPQLLGNSDLLGRPFRTNESCRIYSEACLSLCRDLNIKAIDIWSAIQRRKDWREVCFIDGIHLTAEGSKIVAKEILKVLKEAEWEPSLNWKSMPIEFAEDSTYDPIAPDGKTTINISGSPFHGDSEWD; translated from the exons ATGGTTGGACCAAAGAGGCCTCAGTTCGTGCTGTTTGGTTCTTCTATCGTTCAGCACAGCTTCTACGACCAAGGCTGGGCTGCCATCCTTTCTCACTTGTATGCTCGCAAG GCGGATATAGTTTTGAGAGGATACACTGGTTGGAATTCAAGGCGTGCTCTCCAGGTTCTCCAAGACATTTTCCCCAAG GATGCCACTGAACAACCATCATTGATAATTGTGTACTTCGGTGGCAACGATTCCGTTCTTGCTCATCCGAGTGGACTCGGACAACATGTACCTCTCCAAGAATACATTCAAAATATGACCAAAATTGCTATCTATCTAAAG AGCCTTTCGAAGAAGACGCGCATCATATTTCTCGGTTCTCCTCCTGTCAATGAGCCACAACTTCTTGGAAACAG TGATCTACTAGGCCGGCCATTTAGGACGAACGAATCGTGTCGAATATACTCCGAGGCATGTTTGTCACTCTGCCGGGACCTGAATATCAAGGCCATTGACATCTGGTCTGCTATTCAGAGAAGGAAAGACTGGCGAGAGGTTTGCTTCAT CGATGGGATTCATCTGACAGCTGAGGGAAGCAAGATAGTGGCAAAGGAGATATTGAAGGTCCTCAAAGAAGCAGAGTGGGAACCAAGTCTGAATTGGAAGTCGATGCCAATCGAATTCGCAGAAGATTCGACCTATGATCCAATCGCGCCAGATGGAAAGACAACTATAAATATCTCTGGTTCTCCTTTCCATGGAGATTCGGAATGGGACTAG
- the LOC130976183 gene encoding GDSL esterase/lipase WDL1-like isoform X2, with amino-acid sequence MVGPKRPQFVLFGSSIVQHSFYDQGWAAILSHLYARKADIVLRGYTGWNSRRALQVLQDIFPKDATEQPSLIIVYFGGNDSVLAHPSGLGQHVPLQEYIQNMTKIAIYLKKTRIIFLGSPPVNEPQLLGNSDLLGRPFRTNESCRIYSEACLSLCRDLNIKAIDIWSAIQRRKDWREVCFIDGIHLTAEGSKIVAKEILKVLKEAEWEPSLNWKSMPIEFAEDSTYDPIAPDGKTTINISGSPFHGDSEWD; translated from the exons ATGGTTGGACCAAAGAGGCCTCAGTTCGTGCTGTTTGGTTCTTCTATCGTTCAGCACAGCTTCTACGACCAAGGCTGGGCTGCCATCCTTTCTCACTTGTATGCTCGCAAG GCGGATATAGTTTTGAGAGGATACACTGGTTGGAATTCAAGGCGTGCTCTCCAGGTTCTCCAAGACATTTTCCCCAAG GATGCCACTGAACAACCATCATTGATAATTGTGTACTTCGGTGGCAACGATTCCGTTCTTGCTCATCCGAGTGGACTCGGACAACATGTACCTCTCCAAGAATACATTCAAAATATGACCAAAATTGCTATCTATCTAAAG AAGACGCGCATCATATTTCTCGGTTCTCCTCCTGTCAATGAGCCACAACTTCTTGGAAACAG TGATCTACTAGGCCGGCCATTTAGGACGAACGAATCGTGTCGAATATACTCCGAGGCATGTTTGTCACTCTGCCGGGACCTGAATATCAAGGCCATTGACATCTGGTCTGCTATTCAGAGAAGGAAAGACTGGCGAGAGGTTTGCTTCAT CGATGGGATTCATCTGACAGCTGAGGGAAGCAAGATAGTGGCAAAGGAGATATTGAAGGTCCTCAAAGAAGCAGAGTGGGAACCAAGTCTGAATTGGAAGTCGATGCCAATCGAATTCGCAGAAGATTCGACCTATGATCCAATCGCGCCAGATGGAAAGACAACTATAAATATCTCTGGTTCTCCTTTCCATGGAGATTCGGAATGGGACTAG